The proteins below are encoded in one region of Sminthopsis crassicaudata isolate SCR6 chromosome 1, ASM4859323v1, whole genome shotgun sequence:
- the CCZ1 gene encoding vacuolar fusion protein CCZ1 homolog isoform X1: MATAGAAQEKQFPPALLSFFIYNPRFGPREGEEEKKILFYHPNEVEKNEKIRNVGLCEAIVQFTRTFSPSKPAKSLHTQKNRQFFNEPEENFWMVMVVRNPMIEKHSKDGKPIVEYQEEELLDKVYSSVLQQCYSMYKLFNGTFLKAMEDGGVKVLKERLEKFFHRYLQTLHLQSCDLLDIFGGISFFPLDKMTYLKIQSFINKMEESLNIVKYTAFLYNDQLIWSGLEQDDMRILYKYLTTSLFPRHIEPELAGRDSPIRAEMPGNLQHYGRFLTGPLNLNDPEAKCRFPKIFVNTDDTYEELHLIVYKAMSAAVCFMIDASMQPSLDFCRRLDSIVGPQLTVLASDICEQYNINKRISGSEKEPQFKFIYFNHMNLAEKSTIHMRKTPSISLTSVHPDLMKILGDINSDFTRMDEDEEIIVKAMSDYWVVGKKSDQRELYVILNQKNANLIEVNGDFEACFPSHLANKSELALEPRYLDLM, from the exons ATGGCTACGGCGGGGGCGGCTCAGGAGAAGCAGTTCCCCCCGGCACTGCtgagtttcttcatttacaatCCCCGCTTCGGTCCCCGAGAAGGAGAG gaagaaaagaagattctGTTTTATCATCCAAATGAagtggaaaagaatgaaaaaattagaaatgttggATTATGTGAAGCTATTGTGCAGTTTACAAG gaCATTTAGTCCATCAAAACCTGCAAAATCCTTACACACACAGAAGAATAGGCAGTTCTTCAATGAACCAGAAGAAAATTTCTGGATGGTCATG GTTGTACGGAATCCCATGATTGAGAAGCACAGTAAAGATGGAAAACCAATTGTTGAATATCAGGAGGAAGAGTTATTG gACAAAGTGTACAGCTCTGTACTACAACAGTGCTATAGCATGTATAAG CTTTTTAATGGTACCTTTCTGAAAGCCATGGAAGATGGAGGTGTCAAAGTTctaaaagaaagattagaaaaatTTTTCCATCGG TATTTGCAAACTCTGCATTTACAGTCATGTGACCTACTTGACATTTTTGGTGGAATCAGCTTTTTCCCATTGGATAAAATGACTTACTTGAAAATCCAGTCCTTTATTAATAAGATGGAAGAAAGTTTGAATATAGTTAAATATACTGCCTTTCTCTATAATGATCAACTCATCTG GAGTGGATTAGAACAAGATGACATGAGaattttatacaaatatcttACTACTTCGCTATTTCCAAGACATATTGAACCTGAG TTAGCAGGAAGGGATTCACCAATCCGAGCAGAAATGCCAGGAAATCTTCAGCATTATGGAAG atTTCTTACTGGACCTTTGAACCTTAATGATCCAGAAGCAAAATGCAGATTTCCCAAAATTTTTGTAAATACAGATGACACTTATGAAGAGCTTCATTTAATTGTTTACAAG GCTATGAGTGCAGCAGTTTGTTTCATGATTGATG CCTCTATGCAGCCTTCTTTGGACTTTTGCCGAAGATTGGACAGCATTGTTGGACCTCAGCTCACAGTTTTAGCATCTGACATTTGTGAACAATATAACATCAACAAAAGAATATCGGG GTCTGAAAAGGAACCGCAGTTTAAATTTATCTACTTCAATCATATGAATTTAGCAGAGAAAAGTACAATTCACATGAGGAAAACGCCTAGCATATCACTTACATCTGTTCATCCTGACCTTATGAAGATTCTAGGTGATATCAACAGTGATTTTACAAG aatggATGAAGATGAGGAAATCATTGTGAAGGCAATGAGTGACTATTGGGTTGTTGGGAAAAAATCGGATCAGCGGGAACTGTATGTTATTTTGAATCAAAAAAATGCAAACCTGATTGAGGTCAATG gTGACTTTGAGGCATGTTTTCCCAGTCACCTAGCTAATAAGTCAGAGTTGGCCCTTGAACCCAGATATTTGGACTTAATGTAA
- the CCZ1 gene encoding vacuolar fusion protein CCZ1 homolog isoform X2: MATAGAAQEKQFPPALLSFFIYNPRFGPREGEEEKKILFYHPNEVEKNEKIRNVGLCEAIVQFTRTFSPSKPAKSLHTQKNRQFFNEPEENFWMVMVVRNPMIEKHSKDGKPIVEYQEEELLDKVYSSVLQQCYSMYKLFNGTFLKAMEDGGVKVLKERLEKFFHRYLQTLHLQSCDLLDIFGGISFFPLDKMTYLKIQSFINKMEESLNIVKYTAFLYNDQLIWSGLEQDDMRILYKYLTTSLFPRHIEPELAGRDSPIRAEMPGNLQHYGRFLTGPLNLNDPEAKCRFPKIFVNTDDTYEELHLIVYKAMSAAVCFMIDASMQPSLDFCRRLDSIVGPQLTVLASDICEQYNINKRISGSEKEPQFKFIYFNHMNLAEKSTIHMRKTPSISLTSVHPDLMKILGDINSDFTRMDEDEEIIVKAMSDYWVVGKKSDQRELYVILNQKNANLIEVNEEVKKLCATQFNNIFFLD; encoded by the exons ATGGCTACGGCGGGGGCGGCTCAGGAGAAGCAGTTCCCCCCGGCACTGCtgagtttcttcatttacaatCCCCGCTTCGGTCCCCGAGAAGGAGAG gaagaaaagaagattctGTTTTATCATCCAAATGAagtggaaaagaatgaaaaaattagaaatgttggATTATGTGAAGCTATTGTGCAGTTTACAAG gaCATTTAGTCCATCAAAACCTGCAAAATCCTTACACACACAGAAGAATAGGCAGTTCTTCAATGAACCAGAAGAAAATTTCTGGATGGTCATG GTTGTACGGAATCCCATGATTGAGAAGCACAGTAAAGATGGAAAACCAATTGTTGAATATCAGGAGGAAGAGTTATTG gACAAAGTGTACAGCTCTGTACTACAACAGTGCTATAGCATGTATAAG CTTTTTAATGGTACCTTTCTGAAAGCCATGGAAGATGGAGGTGTCAAAGTTctaaaagaaagattagaaaaatTTTTCCATCGG TATTTGCAAACTCTGCATTTACAGTCATGTGACCTACTTGACATTTTTGGTGGAATCAGCTTTTTCCCATTGGATAAAATGACTTACTTGAAAATCCAGTCCTTTATTAATAAGATGGAAGAAAGTTTGAATATAGTTAAATATACTGCCTTTCTCTATAATGATCAACTCATCTG GAGTGGATTAGAACAAGATGACATGAGaattttatacaaatatcttACTACTTCGCTATTTCCAAGACATATTGAACCTGAG TTAGCAGGAAGGGATTCACCAATCCGAGCAGAAATGCCAGGAAATCTTCAGCATTATGGAAG atTTCTTACTGGACCTTTGAACCTTAATGATCCAGAAGCAAAATGCAGATTTCCCAAAATTTTTGTAAATACAGATGACACTTATGAAGAGCTTCATTTAATTGTTTACAAG GCTATGAGTGCAGCAGTTTGTTTCATGATTGATG CCTCTATGCAGCCTTCTTTGGACTTTTGCCGAAGATTGGACAGCATTGTTGGACCTCAGCTCACAGTTTTAGCATCTGACATTTGTGAACAATATAACATCAACAAAAGAATATCGGG GTCTGAAAAGGAACCGCAGTTTAAATTTATCTACTTCAATCATATGAATTTAGCAGAGAAAAGTACAATTCACATGAGGAAAACGCCTAGCATATCACTTACATCTGTTCATCCTGACCTTATGAAGATTCTAGGTGATATCAACAGTGATTTTACAAG aatggATGAAGATGAGGAAATCATTGTGAAGGCAATGAGTGACTATTGGGTTGTTGGGAAAAAATCGGATCAGCGGGAACTGTATGTTATTTTGAATCAAAAAAATGCAAACCTGATTGAGGTCAATG AAGAAGTAAAGAAACTTTGTGCAACACAATTCAACAACATATTCTTCTTGGATTGA